One genomic segment of Ancylobacter sp. IITR112 includes these proteins:
- a CDS encoding VOC family protein — MFSHIILGARDLDRLTGFYDAVLAPLGLVRVDEPSDGGPAGAMWVMPGSRWPQFFVQLPFNGLPASWGNGTQVSFAAPSPAAVDAAWRALVENGGFDEGAPGLRPNYAPDYYGAYGRDPEGNKLCFVHLAELEELTVRGGA, encoded by the coding sequence ATGTTCAGCCACATCATTCTCGGCGCCCGCGATCTCGACCGGCTGACCGGCTTTTACGACGCGGTGTTGGCGCCGCTGGGGCTGGTGCGCGTCGACGAGCCCTCCGATGGCGGGCCGGCCGGCGCGATGTGGGTGATGCCGGGGAGCCGCTGGCCGCAATTCTTCGTGCAACTGCCGTTTAACGGCCTGCCGGCGAGCTGGGGCAATGGCACGCAGGTGAGCTTCGCCGCGCCTTCGCCGGCGGCGGTCGACGCGGCCTGGCGGGCGCTGGTGGAGAATGGCGGCTTCGACGAGGGCGCTCCGGGCCTGCGGCCGAACTACGCGCCCGATTATTACGGCGCCTATGGCCGCGACCCCGAGGGCAACAAGCTGTGCTTCGTGCATCTGGCCGAGCTGGAAGAGCTGACCGTTCGCGGCGGCGCCTGA
- a CDS encoding diguanylate cyclase domain-containing protein, whose amino-acid sequence MKPNKSSVSPLEPRLAARDERGEDGAMFELAPISLWLEDFSGVRALFERWRAEGVTSLRDHLRGRPDRVKECSARIKVLKVNQRTLSLFEATSLPHLVANLDKVFRDDMLVTHVEELSQLWDGHTSFASQAVNYTLSGQRLDIQLKGVVLPGHEESLGRVLLSAEDVTARETARRQAANAERYATGLFQHSPVSLWVEDFSTIKQLMDDLRSRGIEDFRVFTDVHPEFVERCLSEIRVIEVNRHTLEMFGAASTAELVENTAEIFRSEMHRHFREQLIELWNGRLFHTREVVNYTLSGEMLHVHLQFSVLPGHEGDWSLVQVALTDITARKKAEAYLEYLGRHDVLTKLHNRTFYVDELNRLERRGPFPVTVISIHLNGLRRVNEQLGQAAGDMLLRRAGEIIAKAVDPQHCAARVAGNEFVVLLPGTDAEVGHSVMENIRELAALNNQFYSASTLSLSLGHATSSPGERLEAVVRRAEAARAEERRSATHGA is encoded by the coding sequence ATGAAGCCGAACAAATCGAGCGTGTCTCCGCTGGAGCCGCGTCTCGCCGCCCGCGACGAACGGGGTGAGGACGGGGCCATGTTCGAACTGGCGCCGATCTCGCTGTGGCTGGAGGATTTCAGCGGGGTGCGCGCGCTGTTCGAGCGCTGGCGGGCCGAGGGCGTGACCTCGCTGCGCGATCATCTGCGCGGGCGCCCGGACCGGGTGAAGGAATGTTCGGCGCGCATCAAGGTTCTCAAGGTGAACCAGCGCACGCTCAGCCTGTTCGAGGCGACCAGCCTGCCGCATCTCGTCGCCAATCTCGACAAGGTGTTCCGCGACGACATGCTCGTCACCCATGTCGAGGAACTGTCGCAGCTCTGGGACGGGCATACCAGCTTCGCCAGCCAGGCGGTCAACTACACGTTGAGCGGTCAGCGGCTCGACATCCAGCTCAAGGGCGTCGTCCTGCCCGGTCATGAAGAGAGCCTCGGCCGCGTCCTGCTTTCCGCCGAAGATGTCACCGCGCGGGAAACCGCGCGCCGCCAGGCCGCCAATGCCGAGCGCTACGCGACCGGCCTGTTCCAGCACTCGCCGGTGTCGCTGTGGGTCGAGGATTTCTCGACCATCAAGCAGTTGATGGACGATCTGCGTTCGCGCGGCATCGAGGATTTCCGCGTGTTCACCGATGTGCATCCGGAATTCGTCGAGCGCTGTCTCAGCGAAATCCGTGTGATCGAGGTCAATCGCCACACGCTTGAGATGTTCGGCGCCGCCAGCACCGCCGAGCTGGTCGAGAACACGGCGGAGATTTTCCGCAGCGAGATGCATCGGCATTTCCGCGAGCAGCTCATCGAATTGTGGAACGGCCGGCTGTTCCACACGCGCGAGGTGGTGAACTACACCCTGTCCGGCGAGATGCTGCATGTGCATCTGCAGTTTTCGGTACTACCCGGGCATGAGGGCGACTGGTCACTGGTACAGGTGGCGCTGACCGACATCACCGCACGCAAGAAAGCCGAAGCCTATCTAGAATATCTCGGCCGGCACGATGTGCTGACAAAGCTCCACAACCGCACCTTCTATGTCGATGAACTGAACCGGCTGGAGCGGCGCGGGCCGTTCCCGGTCACCGTCATTTCGATCCATCTCAACGGCCTGCGGCGCGTCAACGAGCAGCTTGGCCAGGCGGCAGGCGACATGCTGCTGCGCCGCGCCGGCGAGATCATCGCCAAGGCGGTGGACCCGCAGCACTGCGCGGCGCGCGTCGCCGGCAATGAGTTCGTGGTCCTCCTGCCCGGCACTGATGCCGAAGTCGGCCATTCCGTGATGGAAAACATCCGCGAACTGGCCGCGCTCAACAACCAGTTCTATTCCGCCAGCACGCTCAGCCTGTCGCTCGGTCACGCCACCAGCAGCCCCGGCGAACGGCTCGAAGCCGTTGTGCGCCGGGCCGAGGCGGCGCGGGCGGAGGAGCGCCGCAGCGCCACCCACGGCGCCTGA
- a CDS encoding aldehyde dehydrogenase family protein, producing MSDIVCISPIDGQELARRPAASEAELARAVSEARAAQREWRRVPIHERAGHVLRFLDAMLAMNQEIVPELAQQMGRPVRYGGEFGGFEERVRYVVDMAEEALAPVIPHDDRPGFTRYIKRDPLGIVLVVAPWNYPYLTAVNTIAPALIAGNAVLLKHAAQTILVGERFQMAMDRAGLPKGLFANLVLTHEQTSRLIGAGAVDFVNFTGSVEGGRAIERAAAGTFTPLGLELGGKDPAYVRADADLDFAVGNLVDGAFYNSGQCCCGIERIYVHESLYDRFVDGFVDLTSRYVLGNPLDEATTLGPMAQKRFADLIRGQIREAVDKGAKAHIDPAGFPADKEGTPYLAPQVLTGVDHTMSVMREESFGPVVGIMKVKDDAQALALMNDSIYGLTASVWTKDLDVAERLGEEIETGTVFMNRCDYLDPGLAWTGVKDTGRGASLSRIGFEMLTRPKSFHLRHG from the coding sequence ATGAGCGATATTGTCTGTATTTCGCCGATTGACGGTCAGGAATTGGCGCGCCGTCCGGCGGCCTCCGAGGCGGAGCTGGCGCGGGCGGTGAGCGAGGCGCGCGCGGCGCAGCGGGAATGGCGGCGGGTGCCGATCCATGAGCGCGCCGGCCATGTGCTGCGCTTTCTCGACGCCATGCTGGCGATGAACCAGGAGATCGTGCCGGAACTGGCGCAACAAATGGGCCGTCCCGTGCGCTATGGCGGCGAGTTCGGCGGCTTCGAGGAGCGGGTGCGCTATGTCGTCGACATGGCGGAGGAGGCGCTGGCGCCGGTGATCCCGCATGACGACCGGCCGGGCTTCACCCGCTACATCAAGCGCGATCCGCTCGGGATCGTACTGGTGGTGGCGCCGTGGAACTATCCCTATCTCACCGCCGTCAATACCATCGCCCCGGCGCTGATCGCCGGCAACGCCGTGCTGCTCAAACATGCGGCGCAGACCATTCTGGTCGGCGAGCGGTTCCAGATGGCGATGGACCGCGCCGGACTGCCCAAGGGGCTGTTCGCCAATCTCGTGCTCACCCATGAGCAGACCTCGCGGCTGATCGGCGCGGGAGCGGTCGATTTTGTCAACTTCACCGGCTCGGTGGAAGGCGGGCGCGCCATCGAGCGGGCGGCAGCGGGCACATTCACCCCGCTGGGGCTGGAGCTTGGCGGCAAGGACCCCGCCTATGTGCGCGCCGATGCCGATCTTGATTTCGCGGTGGGCAATCTGGTCGACGGCGCCTTCTACAATTCCGGCCAGTGCTGCTGCGGCATCGAGCGCATCTATGTGCATGAGAGCCTCTATGACCGCTTTGTCGACGGCTTCGTTGACCTGACCTCGCGCTATGTGCTGGGCAATCCGCTGGACGAGGCGACGACGCTGGGACCGATGGCGCAGAAGCGCTTCGCCGACCTCATTCGCGGCCAGATCCGCGAGGCGGTGGACAAGGGCGCGAAGGCCCATATCGACCCCGCCGGCTTCCCGGCGGACAAGGAGGGCACGCCCTATCTCGCGCCGCAGGTGCTGACCGGCGTCGACCACACCATGTCGGTGATGCGCGAGGAAAGTTTCGGTCCGGTGGTCGGCATCATGAAGGTGAAGGACGACGCGCAGGCGCTGGCGCTGATGAATGACAGCATTTACGGCCTCACCGCCTCGGTGTGGACAAAGGACCTCGACGTCGCCGAGCGGCTGGGCGAGGAGATCGAGACCGGCACGGTGTTCATGAATCGCTGCGATTATCTCGATCCCGGCCTCGCCTGGACCGGGGTGAAGGACACCGGGCGCGGGGCCTCGCTCTCGCGCATCGGCTTCGAGATGCTCACGCGGCCGAAATCCTTCCATCTGCGCCACGGCTGA
- a CDS encoding Hsp70 family protein codes for MMSCGLDFGTSNTTLAFWRDGGPVLAALEADKTTVPSAVFYDRQGHLAIGRTALARYVEGDDGRLMRALKAVLGSALIEEKTQIGRRAIGFREVIADYLTVVKTRAQADAGAALTHVVLGRPVFFVDDDAAANAKAEDTLRAIAADIGFAEVSTQFEPIAAALDYEQQTKAEEIALIADIGGGTSDFSIVRLGPARRARADRSDDILANDGVRIGGTDFDRTLSLGTLMPLLGFRSPMKRAGRDVPSGYFHELATWSSINRLYTQKTLRELHEVRREAAEPHRVERLIRVIEEQRGHTLAMEAEAAKIALAEAEETRIELGWLEAGLAVGLTPAELVAHTQALAERIARRVGLCLAQAGLAAGGIDALFLTGGSTRLAHVRAAIRAAVPQARVVEGDTFGSVGTGLAIEAARRYGPLSRGADGRISAA; via the coding sequence ATGATGTCGTGCGGCCTCGATTTCGGCACCTCCAACACCACCCTCGCCTTCTGGCGCGACGGCGGGCCGGTCCTTGCCGCGCTGGAAGCGGACAAGACCACCGTGCCGAGCGCCGTGTTCTACGACCGGCAGGGCCATCTCGCCATCGGCCGCACCGCTTTGGCGCGCTATGTCGAGGGCGATGACGGGCGGCTGATGCGTGCGCTCAAGGCGGTTCTGGGCAGCGCGCTGATCGAAGAAAAGACGCAGATCGGACGGCGCGCCATCGGCTTTCGCGAGGTGATCGCCGACTATCTCACCGTGGTGAAGACGCGGGCGCAAGCTGATGCCGGCGCCGCGCTCACCCACGTCGTGCTCGGGCGGCCGGTATTCTTCGTCGACGACGACGCAGCGGCGAATGCCAAGGCCGAGGACACGCTGCGCGCCATCGCCGCGGACATCGGCTTCGCCGAGGTCTCCACCCAGTTCGAGCCCATCGCCGCCGCGCTCGATTATGAGCAGCAGACAAAGGCCGAGGAAATCGCGCTCATCGCCGATATTGGCGGCGGCACCTCGGATTTCTCCATCGTCAGGCTCGGCCCCGCCCGCCGGGCGCGGGCGGATCGCAGCGACGACATCCTCGCCAATGACGGCGTGCGCATCGGCGGCACCGATTTCGACCGCACCCTCAGCCTTGGCACGCTGATGCCGCTGCTCGGCTTCCGCAGCCCGATGAAGCGGGCCGGCCGCGACGTGCCGAGCGGCTATTTCCATGAACTCGCGACCTGGTCGAGCATCAACAGGCTCTACACCCAGAAGACCCTGCGCGAGCTTCACGAGGTGCGGCGCGAGGCGGCCGAGCCGCACCGCGTGGAACGGCTGATCCGCGTCATCGAGGAGCAGCGCGGCCACACGCTGGCGATGGAGGCGGAAGCCGCCAAGATCGCCCTTGCCGAGGCGGAAGAGACGCGCATCGAGCTGGGCTGGCTGGAAGCCGGGCTGGCCGTCGGGTTGACCCCGGCGGAACTCGTCGCCCACACACAGGCGCTTGCCGAGCGCATCGCCCGCCGCGTCGGCCTCTGCCTCGCTCAGGCGGGGCTGGCGGCGGGGGGTATCGACGCGCTGTTCCTCACCGGCGGCTCGACGCGGCTCGCCCATGTGCGCGCCGCCATCCGCGCCGCCGTGCCTCAGGCGCGGGTGGTGGAGGGCGACACATTCGGCTCGGTCGGCACCGGCCTCGCCATCGAGGCCGCCCGGCGCTACGGCCCGCTCAGCCGTGGCGCAGATGGAAGGATTTCGGCCGCGTGA
- a CDS encoding exopolysaccharide biosynthesis protein produces the protein MLSLPPTDERADAQPSAEPDATLRLSEVLNGIAADETRERIAVGDLLKVMQERAFGPLMLIFALPNVLPTPPGTSSVLGAPLVFLTAQLALGWSPWLPPLIARRSIARKDFAVFVGKATPWLARAEKLLRPRLGTLAHPPAENIVGVMCFVLALILVLPIPLGNMLPALAISVLALGILERDGVWILAGMGIAVASLGVVSGVIWAFIKAGLYLLHQLIA, from the coding sequence GTGCTGTCTCTACCGCCTACCGACGAGCGTGCCGACGCGCAGCCGAGCGCCGAGCCGGATGCGACGCTTCGCCTCTCCGAGGTGCTGAATGGCATTGCGGCGGACGAGACGCGCGAGCGCATCGCCGTGGGCGACCTGCTGAAGGTGATGCAGGAGCGGGCCTTCGGGCCGCTGATGCTGATCTTCGCCCTGCCCAATGTGCTGCCGACCCCGCCCGGCACCTCCTCTGTGCTCGGCGCGCCGCTGGTGTTTCTCACCGCGCAGCTTGCGCTGGGCTGGTCGCCCTGGCTGCCGCCGCTCATCGCCCGCCGCTCCATCGCCCGCAAGGACTTCGCCGTGTTCGTCGGCAAGGCGACGCCCTGGCTCGCCCGCGCGGAAAAGCTGCTGCGGCCGAGGCTTGGCACGCTGGCGCATCCGCCGGCGGAGAACATCGTCGGCGTGATGTGCTTCGTGCTGGCACTGATTCTGGTGCTGCCGATCCCGCTCGGCAACATGCTGCCGGCGCTGGCGATCAGCGTGCTCGCGCTCGGCATTCTGGAGCGCGACGGCGTATGGATTCTGGCCGGCATGGGCATCGCCGTCGCCTCGCTCGGCGTCGTTTCCGGCGTGATCTGGGCCTTCATCAAGGCCGGCCTGTACCTGCTGCACCAGCTCATCGCCTGA
- a CDS encoding DUF983 domain-containing protein, with product MSSVRLPSVPVADRHYPRLSPFQCGMRGCCPRCGQGRLFDGFLKLAPGCEACGLDYSFADPADGPAFFVICFVCVPAVIFGLWLEVAFQAPYWVHLVTTLPVLLLTCIPPLRPLKGWLVASQYYYKAEEGRLVTSESPEPGAAARD from the coding sequence ATGTCTTCCGTCCGCCTGCCCTCCGTGCCAGTGGCCGACCGCCATTATCCCAGGCTCTCGCCCTTCCAGTGCGGCATGCGCGGCTGCTGCCCGCGCTGCGGTCAAGGCCGGCTGTTTGACGGCTTTCTCAAGCTGGCGCCCGGCTGCGAGGCCTGCGGGCTGGACTATTCCTTCGCCGATCCGGCGGACGGTCCGGCCTTCTTCGTCATCTGCTTCGTCTGCGTGCCGGCGGTGATCTTCGGCCTGTGGCTGGAAGTGGCGTTCCAGGCACCCTATTGGGTGCATCTGGTCACAACCCTGCCGGTGCTGCTCCTTACCTGCATCCCGCCGCTGCGCCCGCTCAAGGGTTGGCTGGTGGCGAGCCAGTATTACTACAAGGCCGAAGAGGGGCGCCTCGTCACATCCGAGTCGCCCGAACCCGGCGCCGCCGCTCGCGACTGA
- a CDS encoding ChbG/HpnK family deacetylase has translation MRFLFVSGTRGSILKPIVICADDYGLSDGVSTAIEELIEHGRLSATGAMTGLPGWKRRAAGLKALVARHPADIGLHFTLTGQRALSPARGLAQDGRLPEIGHLVLRAVAGALPQQALRDELRAQLDAFEDEWGAPPDFIDGHQHAHALPGVRGILIAELVARYGARPPWLRNCTEPLAWAHRRRLGLRKALIVGTLASGSAPRAAKAGIASNDSFRGLYGFTDTPPYREVFRASLAGPGERVLVHCHPGRVDDELRRLDPLLEPRERELAYFRSEACGEDLERAGVRPARFHETAPAPIR, from the coding sequence TTGCGATTTTTGTTTGTCAGCGGCACGAGGGGAAGCATTCTGAAACCGATTGTCATCTGCGCCGACGATTACGGGCTGAGCGATGGCGTCAGCACCGCGATCGAGGAACTGATCGAGCACGGCCGGCTCTCCGCCACCGGCGCGATGACCGGACTACCGGGCTGGAAGCGGCGGGCTGCCGGGCTCAAGGCGCTGGTGGCGCGCCATCCCGCCGATATCGGCCTGCATTTCACCCTCACCGGCCAGCGGGCCCTCTCCCCGGCCAGGGGGCTGGCGCAGGACGGGCGCCTGCCGGAGATCGGCCATTTGGTGCTGCGGGCGGTAGCCGGAGCCCTGCCGCAACAGGCGCTGCGGGACGAATTGCGCGCCCAGCTCGACGCCTTCGAGGACGAATGGGGCGCGCCGCCCGATTTCATTGACGGGCACCAGCATGCCCATGCGCTGCCGGGTGTGCGCGGCATCCTCATCGCTGAGCTGGTGGCGCGCTACGGCGCGCGCCCGCCCTGGCTGCGCAACTGCACCGAGCCCCTCGCCTGGGCGCACCGGCGCCGGCTCGGCCTGCGCAAGGCGCTCATCGTCGGCACCCTCGCCTCTGGCAGCGCCCCGCGTGCGGCCAAGGCCGGCATCGCCAGCAATGACAGTTTTCGTGGCCTTTACGGTTTCACCGACACCCCGCCTTATCGCGAGGTGTTCCGGGCCAGCCTTGCCGGCCCCGGCGAGCGGGTGCTGGTGCATTGCCATCCCGGCCGCGTCGATGACGAGTTGCGCCGGCTCGACCCGCTCTTGGAGCCGCGCGAGCGCGAACTCGCCTATTTCCGCTCCGAGGCCTGTGGCGAGGATCTGGAACGCGCCGGCGTCCGCCCCGCCCGCTTCCACGAGACCGCGCCGGCGCCGATCAGATAG
- a CDS encoding glycosyltransferase family 2 protein: MMTASPRWPSLISIVVPVYNEARCLAALHARLCAVLDAYPGLQREFVFVDDGSRDGSFELLAALGAQDPAIKALRFARNFGKESAMAAGLRAAVGDIVVLMDSDLQHPPEVIPEMIERWRTGAQMVTAVRRSRHTDPLGRRLFSRGFYHFFHALCEVEIPEGAGDFRLFDRRVVDAINALPERNRFMKGITSWVGFRQEEVDFEVAERAGGVSSFNTLRLLRYAVDGLSSFSMVPLRVWSLAGVILAGISGLYGLYLLGETLVYGVRTPGFPTIMVSLLFVSGVQLISLGVIGEYVGRIFTEVKRRPLYLIADEIGFAPPTALPAAALRAEMRTAPALVPEGFAS; the protein is encoded by the coding sequence ATCATGACAGCTTCTCCTAGGTGGCCGAGCCTGATCTCGATCGTGGTGCCGGTGTATAATGAGGCGCGCTGCCTGGCGGCGCTGCACGCGCGGCTATGCGCGGTGCTCGACGCCTATCCCGGCCTGCAGCGGGAGTTCGTCTTCGTCGACGATGGCAGCCGGGACGGCAGCTTCGAGCTGCTGGCGGCGCTGGGCGCGCAGGATCCCGCCATCAAGGCGCTGCGCTTCGCCCGCAATTTCGGCAAGGAATCGGCGATGGCGGCCGGGCTGCGGGCGGCGGTGGGCGACATCGTGGTGCTGATGGATTCCGACCTGCAGCACCCGCCGGAGGTCATCCCCGAAATGATCGAACGCTGGCGAACCGGCGCGCAGATGGTGACGGCCGTGCGCCGTTCGCGCCATACCGATCCCTTGGGGCGGCGCCTGTTCTCGCGCGGCTTCTATCATTTCTTCCACGCGCTCTGCGAGGTCGAAATCCCGGAAGGGGCGGGCGATTTCCGCCTGTTCGACCGCCGCGTGGTCGACGCCATCAACGCCCTGCCCGAGCGCAACCGCTTCATGAAGGGCATCACCAGTTGGGTCGGCTTCCGCCAGGAGGAGGTCGATTTCGAAGTGGCCGAACGCGCGGGCGGGGTGAGTTCGTTCAACACGCTGCGGCTGCTGCGCTATGCCGTCGACGGGCTGTCCTCCTTCTCCATGGTGCCGCTGCGTGTGTGGTCGCTGGCCGGCGTGATACTGGCCGGCATTTCGGGCCTTTACGGCCTGTATTTGCTGGGCGAAACGCTGGTCTACGGGGTGCGCACCCCGGGCTTCCCGACTATCATGGTCAGCCTGCTGTTCGTCTCCGGGGTGCAATTGATCAGCCTGGGCGTCATTGGCGAATATGTCGGGCGCATCTTCACCGAGGTGAAGCGCCGGCCGCTCTACCTCATTGCCGACGAGATCGGTTTCGCTCCGCCCACCGCCTTGCCGGCGGCTGCGCTGCGGGCCGAGATGCGGACGGCGCCCGCTTTGGTGCCCGAGGGTTTTGCTTCGTGA
- a CDS encoding ArnT family glycosyltransferase, with amino-acid sequence MSLASSDRAPRSLALEAGSLSLVRLGSLAVFAAVAVFIVLTFRDYGISNDEPVQHTYGQLLLAWYASGFTDERAFHYINLYLYGGLFDLIAAGLEPYVPLPLYEWRHLLSAGFGFVGLIGTWRLATRLGGEGAGVVAVLLLAVTGMYGGAMFTHTKDVPFAAAMVWSLYFITAFAGELPARPRWRTVLGLGVAIGCALGLRVGGVFAVLYLAVTLGAAMLLLRDIRLPLRLLPRLMVAGLIALTLMAATWPWSVLPPTNLFKAMGAFSHFSFDLKTLINGQLLPIDQLPATYMPEYLVIKLPEVTLFGLLAGLVLAMSALVARLRSPRGRAGVAGQKVLVALPLGLAILVPVTVAVLTDPPLYNGIRHFLFVLPPVTVLAALGLVGAFQALRRRARLAGAGFALAALGLFLFNASVLWRLHPYEYVAYNQMVGGTSGAWGRFEGDYWSSSLREAALTLRHGVEREKPPAHPYKVSVCAEDVQALTYLGPQFEAVEEWEDADFILTAFNVGCDAAPGLPYATVSRMGIAFATVRDQRLRHMPVEVPDRDDDGPDLDAPVVSQKDGGAVPAAGAPAGALVAKAKP; translated from the coding sequence GTGAGCCTCGCTTCTTCCGATCGCGCCCCCCGGAGCCTGGCTCTGGAGGCCGGCTCCCTTTCGCTGGTGCGCCTTGGCAGCCTCGCCGTGTTCGCGGCGGTGGCGGTCTTCATCGTGCTGACCTTCCGCGATTACGGCATCAGCAATGACGAGCCGGTCCAGCACACCTATGGCCAGTTGCTGCTGGCCTGGTATGCGAGCGGTTTCACTGACGAGCGCGCCTTCCACTATATCAACCTCTATCTCTATGGCGGGCTGTTCGACCTGATCGCGGCCGGCTTGGAGCCCTATGTGCCGCTGCCGCTCTATGAGTGGCGCCATCTGCTGTCCGCCGGTTTCGGCTTTGTCGGCCTGATTGGCACATGGCGGCTGGCGACGCGCCTTGGCGGCGAGGGGGCGGGCGTGGTGGCGGTGCTGCTGCTGGCTGTCACCGGCATGTATGGCGGGGCGATGTTCACCCACACCAAGGACGTGCCCTTTGCCGCCGCCATGGTGTGGAGCCTGTATTTCATCACCGCCTTCGCGGGCGAACTGCCGGCCCGGCCGCGCTGGCGCACCGTGCTCGGCCTCGGCGTGGCGATCGGCTGCGCGCTGGGGCTGCGGGTCGGCGGGGTGTTCGCGGTTCTCTATCTCGCCGTTACTCTCGGAGCGGCGATGCTGCTGCTGCGCGACATCCGCCTGCCGCTGCGTCTGCTGCCCCGGCTGATGGTGGCCGGCCTCATCGCGCTCACCCTGATGGCGGCGACCTGGCCCTGGTCGGTGCTTCCCCCGACCAACCTGTTCAAGGCAATGGGCGCCTTCAGCCATTTCAGCTTCGATCTCAAGACGCTGATCAACGGCCAGTTGCTGCCGATCGACCAGTTGCCGGCGACCTACATGCCGGAATATCTCGTTATCAAGTTGCCGGAAGTGACGCTGTTCGGCCTGCTGGCCGGGCTGGTGCTGGCGATGTCGGCGCTGGTGGCACGACTGCGTTCGCCGCGGGGTCGGGCGGGTGTGGCGGGGCAGAAGGTGCTCGTCGCCCTGCCCCTGGGGCTGGCCATCCTCGTGCCGGTCACGGTCGCGGTGCTGACCGATCCGCCGCTCTATAATGGAATCCGCCATTTTCTTTTCGTGCTGCCGCCGGTGACGGTGCTGGCGGCGCTGGGGCTGGTGGGAGCCTTTCAGGCGCTGCGCCGGCGCGCTCGGCTGGCGGGGGCGGGCTTCGCCCTGGCGGCGCTGGGGCTGTTCCTGTTCAACGCCTCGGTGCTGTGGCGGCTGCACCCTTACGAATATGTCGCCTATAACCAGATGGTCGGCGGCACCTCGGGCGCCTGGGGGCGCTTTGAGGGCGATTACTGGTCGTCGAGCCTGCGCGAAGCGGCGCTGACCCTGCGCCATGGCGTCGAGCGCGAGAAGCCGCCAGCGCATCCCTACAAGGTCTCCGTCTGTGCCGAGGATGTGCAGGCGCTGACTTATCTCGGGCCGCAATTCGAGGCGGTGGAGGAATGGGAGGATGCCGATTTCATCCTGACCGCGTTCAATGTCGGCTGCGACGCGGCGCCGGGCCTGCCCTATGCGACGGTGAGCCGCATGGGCATAGCCTTCGCTACGGTGCGTGACCAGCGGCTGCGGCACATGCCTGTGGAGGTGCCGGACCGGGACGATGACGGGCCGGACCTCGACGCGCCCGTCGTGTCGCAGAAGGATGGCGGGGCGGTGCCTGCCGCCGGCGCGCCGGCCGGTGCTCTGGTCGCCAAAGCCAAGCCGTGA
- a CDS encoding GtrA family protein produces the protein MSGAVPGWKAALVTRLRHLLLFAAFGGVGTLAQYAVLISLVQSGLAGPVAGSCAGFVVGGLVNYQLGRRLVFRSSKPHGEAMAKFFTVAGIGLALNALLMTLLTGPLAAPYLPAQILVTGLLVLWHYAGNALWTFRAAHPARPPKQG, from the coding sequence ATGAGCGGGGCCGTGCCGGGGTGGAAGGCCGCGCTGGTCACGCGGCTGCGCCATTTGCTGCTGTTCGCCGCGTTCGGCGGCGTCGGCACGCTGGCGCAATATGCCGTGCTGATCTCGCTGGTTCAGAGTGGCCTTGCCGGGCCAGTGGCCGGTTCCTGCGCCGGCTTCGTTGTCGGTGGACTGGTGAACTACCAGCTCGGTCGGCGGCTGGTGTTTCGCTCGTCGAAGCCGCATGGCGAGGCCATGGCGAAGTTCTTCACCGTCGCCGGGATCGGTCTGGCGCTGAACGCGCTGTTGATGACGCTGCTCACCGGTCCTCTTGCCGCGCCCTATCTGCCGGCGCAAATCCTTGTCACCGGGCTTCTGGTGCTCTGGCACTATGCCGGCAATGCCTTGTGGACATTCCGGGCGGCGCACCCGGCGCGGCCTCCGAAGCAGGGGTGA